One Gordonia zhaorongruii DNA segment encodes these proteins:
- a CDS encoding aminotransferase class I/II-fold pyridoxal phosphate-dependent enzyme, with protein MNFHSMSVEELRTTRSDLQKRYDELCAAGLDLNLTRGKPGPDQLDLSNEMLSLPGEDFRSPSGTDCRNYGGVTGLPELREIFGELLGTGADRTLALGNASLEVMNDVTVFAMLHGTADSDRAWSAEPIKFLCPVPGYDRHFGITELYGIEMINVPMNPDGPDVEACAALVANDPSIKGMWLVPTYSNPTGYTVSEDVARKLLAMPAADDFRIYWDNAYAVHTLVERAPEPIPVLDIAEEVGNPNRVYVFGSTSKITFAGAGVAFFASSQANLDWYIKHISAATIGPDKLNQLRHLQFLRDADGVRAHMDRHRALIEPKFKLVLEILEERFADSKIASWTEPDGGYFISLDVIEGAAARTIELAEKAGISLTAAGSAFPYKKDPHDRNIRLAPTFPPIDELRTAMDGVATCALLGATEVLLGDE; from the coding sequence TTGAACTTTCACTCGATGAGTGTCGAAGAACTCCGCACTACCCGAAGCGACCTGCAGAAGCGGTACGACGAACTGTGCGCTGCAGGACTCGATCTCAACCTCACCCGCGGTAAGCCCGGCCCCGATCAGCTCGACCTCTCCAACGAGATGCTGTCGTTGCCGGGCGAGGACTTCCGCAGCCCGAGCGGCACTGACTGCCGTAACTACGGCGGCGTGACCGGACTTCCCGAACTGCGTGAGATCTTCGGTGAACTGCTCGGCACCGGAGCCGACCGGACGCTGGCACTGGGCAACGCGAGCCTCGAGGTGATGAACGACGTCACCGTGTTCGCGATGCTGCACGGGACCGCCGATTCGGACCGTGCCTGGTCGGCGGAGCCGATCAAGTTCCTGTGCCCCGTACCCGGATACGACCGTCACTTCGGCATCACCGAGCTGTACGGCATCGAGATGATCAACGTCCCGATGAATCCCGATGGCCCGGACGTCGAAGCGTGCGCCGCGCTGGTGGCGAACGATCCGAGCATCAAGGGCATGTGGCTGGTCCCTACCTACTCGAACCCCACCGGTTACACGGTGTCCGAGGACGTCGCACGCAAGCTCCTGGCCATGCCGGCTGCCGACGACTTCCGCATCTACTGGGACAACGCCTACGCCGTGCACACGCTCGTCGAACGTGCCCCCGAGCCGATCCCCGTGCTGGACATCGCCGAGGAGGTCGGCAACCCCAACCGGGTGTACGTGTTCGGCTCCACGAGCAAGATCACGTTCGCCGGCGCCGGTGTCGCGTTCTTCGCGTCGTCGCAGGCGAACCTCGACTGGTACATCAAGCACATCAGCGCCGCCACGATCGGCCCGGACAAGCTCAACCAGCTGCGCCACCTGCAGTTCCTACGCGACGCAGACGGCGTTCGTGCCCATATGGACCGCCACCGTGCGCTCATCGAACCCAAGTTCAAGTTGGTACTGGAGATCCTCGAGGAGCGGTTCGCCGACTCCAAGATCGCATCGTGGACCGAGCCCGATGGCGGCTACTTCATCAGCCTCGATGTCATCGAGGGGGCTGCCGCACGCACCATCGAGCTCGCTGAGAAAGCGGGGATCTCACTGACCGCTGCGGGATCGGCCTTCCCGTACAAGAAGGATCCGCACGACCGGAACATCCGACTCGCGCCGACCTTCCCTCCGATCGACGAGCTCCGCACCGCGATGGACGGCGTCGCTACGTGTGCACTGCTCGGCGCGACCGAGGTGCTGCTCGGCGACGAGTAA